A segment of the Crassostrea angulata isolate pt1a10 chromosome 10, ASM2561291v2, whole genome shotgun sequence genome:
TCGTAGTCCCCTATGGCATTAACCCAGACTTTATTCATTCCAGTGCAGGCCAGGTCCCTGATGGCATGGAAAGGGGTTTGTACAGTTGCAAGTACAGCTACTTTGTCTAGCAGTTGTTTCTGAACATTTGGAAGAAGGCTTGTAAATGGAAGACGGGTTGGTGGAAGAAGAAGTGAAATGAGATCTTCCAGCTGGAATCGGCTGGGTTTTCCTTTCTCTGAATTTAGAATCAGTGCGGGGGGATTTGGTTCTAATTCTAAAATAGGCAGACTCTGAAACTGATCTCGTTCAGAGGTGTAGCTCAGGATTTCAGAGACCCTTGCTGCCTTTAGAAGTTTTCTGTTTTTTCCTAGGGTTTGATGCATTTCTTTAATCCCAGTTTTGATTTTGTCTTCATGGCATTTGAAAGGTGTCAGGTCATCTCCTTGTAAGGCATGCAGTTCTGAGGCAAACCTGGCAAAGATTTTCTTGACCTCTTCCTCCCACTTTCTCTTGTAGGTTGCCATTTCTTTTTCCATGCTTTTATAGCTGAAGGACAAATTAGCAATCTTAGATCTGGTGACCACGTCCTCTTGGGTATATTTCGGAATGAGTGACTCCTCCATTGCTTCATTATCTTCCAGGATCTCCTTTCTTTTGGTCAGGAACTCCTTAGGCAGTTTCTCATTGGAATGGTCTTTGTGATGACCAGTAAGGCAGCCAGGGCAGATGGGAATATCACAGTCAGTACAGAGCGTGTCACACTGGCGATCGGAGTGGGTCATGCAGAACTGATGGGAGAAGTGGGTGTGGCGATCCTCGTACTTCACAACCTTGTGGACTTGAGGGAGTTCCTCGGTCGTGTGGTTGCCCACGCACTCTTTGCAGAGCTTGTATTGACAGCTGATGCACAGGAGCTTGACCTCCTTGTGTTTACAAAGGTCACACACAGCGGCCTGTTGGCCCATAGGGTTAGAACTGGCCATCGTTTAGTTGTGATGTTTTACctgtaaagaaaagaaaaaaaaaaccaacatattttaaagtacatggaaagggtataataaaacaaaaacttgaaTCAATGCTGCAGTTTTAATCCCCACATTCTTTGAAAGGTGGATACCTGTACAGATTCATGCATATGATAGTAAGACAGTTTCTAGAAATTTCTACATAATGTATTTTAGTCAACATTAAAATTGTATGCAACTGTACTTAAAACAGTTCAAGGCAACGTAATTTATTCAAGAAAGAAATATTTGGCCCTTCACTGGTGATTTCAGACTTGTGAATCACTTGTCAATCATGAAAAAAAGAGATTCCTTTGTTACAGtgttaatatgtttttaaatttgtgatTTAAACTACACACAACTGACCTTGATATAAGTTTCACCTTCTCATTTCATAACTCAAATGGCATGACCAAGATTCAACATGAAAGGTTTTTCCTTAACAGAAGTCCCACTActtttatgacaattatccagaATGTTTACAGGCCACTGAGAAGAATTCACCTATAGATCTTTTGTGTGTGCTTgtgcatttaaaagaaaaaaggcAGAGCTCAATTTGTATtggaatttgaaataaatacctGTCACCTTGATTATAGTTGAAATGAAGACGATGAGTGTGTGTAAGTAGTGTGTGTCGGTTTATTTAAAGCTATGAAAATGCACCATGGTTCAACTATTGAAAACAGAAATTATGTATCAGTGAATGAAATTTGtatctgtttacatacatgtgGCAAAAGAAAATCATATACAAGGGATGCATTGTCTATGAACAATATTtgatcaattatttttatttttatttattgcagaaaagaatttattttgaaaacattagCAAAATTACGAATGGGTATTAATTagtcatttaaaaaacaataccaAGTAATaagttaattaatatatttgttaatcAGTGTGTCTTTATAAACCTTCATATTGCACAGTTAGCTAAATGATGTAAAAGAGTGATAGGATCTTGTTGCAATGAATTGGGGTTGAATTACAACTGCTGTAATTACCGTAAGTTTGACAAAATAATCGAAATCATGTTTCACATATAATTCTGTGGATGGGGATGTAAAGGAAAGGCATATCATTTTTGTTATGCccattgtatattttgttaagccCTTGTTATGTCATCAACATGTATATGACATGGGAATGTTGTGTTTGCCATTCCTtctattgttcaatttcaaagaACAGCTtcaaagacatttatttgtcttTTAACAAAGATACTTTCTGGTGAAAGCAGTTTGAACGttctgaccttgaccttgcttTTGACCTTGACTTCTCTTATTTTgcatttaaggaggccgatttgggtttttttgcggaaaaactacaatagcataactctttattttttaaccatatgtaatttaaaccaactctagtttatatgcgaaggttcatgaaaatcgaccgtctggttttttttagggaccatctcaaaatagaggtacatttactataggaatatataggaaactgtcattttccacacatcaaagcagttttaaaaaatactacaatagctttttttctcaaattgttatatatgataagtaatatcatttcctaccttatatgtaaaaaacacaaaattctaccgtctggtttttagtgggggccatctcaaaatattaaaatgcaccaaattttgcaatatatttggatcatcacgaatgatgattggtataatggattcattccaaaaatgaggaaaatatcctcgaggatagcattattctgtatataaaatttcaacagcgtacaatttttactttttcttttatgttatttcttataacgtactcctacaaagcttcattttatcataacatcataaaagcgcaatggcaatgctcccctaccgcacaatgtaaaaatcgtgttaaaaataaaaatttcctttaaaaatataaatatttttatctgtatcttgtttattgtgttcaattttataaatgatatcgaaaaaaaatcataagaagtataaaacaactgtattatattagaat
Coding sequences within it:
- the LOC128165054 gene encoding uncharacterized protein LOC128165054, whose amino-acid sequence is MASSNPMGQQAAVCDLCKHKEVKLLCISCQYKLCKECVGNHTTEELPQVHKVVKYEDRHTHFSHQFCMTHSDRQCDTLCTDCDIPICPGCLTGHHKDHSNEKLPKEFLTKRKEILEDNEAMEESLIPKYTQEDVVTRSKIANLSFSYKSMEKEMATYKRKWEEEVKKIFARFASELHALQGDDLTPFKCHEDKIKTGIKEMHQTLGKNRKLLKAARVSEILSYTSERDQFQSLPILELEPNPPALILNSEKGKPSRFQLEDLISLLLPPTRLPFTSLLPNVQKQLLDKVAVLATVQTPFHAIRDLACTGMNKVWVNAIGDYEDTALSCFDICGDKLDSVTVGSFCNGLTMDSDGNLLYSEFNNVMTYKNGETNEKIEIPDGWEAMGISCSRSGNVLICLMNVKNEHKVHQYKDKACIKEFKCDENGEKLYKNGEYMLYPQENVNGDVCVVNHNSNSIITVCSEGKLRFRYDGKDANLTKDLNPNAFVTDSMGRVIVADEANDCLHVIDQDGKFQRCLEIPGLTKPTGISLDSRGRLWVGSKDNGAIKVVQYAKYAE